Below is a genomic region from Desulfatiglans anilini DSM 4660.
TTTACGGTTTTGATGCAGGGAGGATTTTTCCCTTACGGACGGATTCGCCCTTCCCCTTGCGGGGGAGTTCACGATGGCACGGTCCACAGGGTGACCGCGGCCGGCTGCTCGTCCCCGTGCAGGAAGGGGCCGTCACTACGCGGCTGGACGTGCAAATCGTGCCGGCTGTCCGTCCCCGCGGCAGGGTGTTGTGAACAGGTCCAGGGACTGTTTCAGGGCGACTTAGTGCTTATCCGTAAATAAAATGTACTTTTCTCACGACTTTTGCTATCCTGGCAGCCATCTTGAACCTTTACGATGGAGGCCCTATGACAAAAATTCAGTCGTGGGAGGTATCCGATGCCTTTTGGGAAAGGGTTAAGCCCCTTGTGCCGGCGCCCGAGCGGGATCCACAAAAATCTTACAAGCGCAAAATCGGCGGGGGAAGAAAGCCGATGCCCCCCCGGCAGATTTTTGAAGCC
It encodes:
- a CDS encoding transposase; translation: MTKIQSWEVSDAFWERVKPLVPAPERDPQKSYKRKIGGGRKPMPPRQIFEAIMYVLRTGCQWKALPKERFGSPSAIHTHFMHWMRAGFFVAL